Proteins from a single region of Chryseobacterium sp. T16E-39:
- a CDS encoding sulfatase-like hydrolase/transferase yields MKTQFFLILFMMVQLFGAQTKKTKNIVLISIDGYRWHEMFKGADPTLLQNKKYRQQDSAYVYKKFWAETESELRKKLMPFLWNVISKQGQLYGNRDLGSLVNVKNKYWFSFPGRSETVTGYCDDKINSNSYPNNPNENVLEFLNKQKGYEDKVATIASWDAVSKIVNRDRNHMLVINPFEKATGKNLTESQKLANEIQNYIPNDFGQSARWDVGTYAIAKTYIAANHPKVTYIDFADTDDLAHAGKYDSYLDAAHYMDSMIGNLWTAMQEDPFYKDNTTFIICPDHGRGLGSQWTSHGTSVEHSSETWLVAIGPDTPPSGEMKNTSQIYQDQIAQTIATLLGFTFKANHPVGEPVKSVFGK; encoded by the coding sequence ATGAAAACTCAATTTTTTCTGATCCTGTTCATGATGGTCCAATTGTTTGGTGCACAAACAAAAAAAACAAAAAATATAGTATTGATTTCCATTGATGGCTACCGATGGCATGAAATGTTTAAAGGTGCAGACCCCACCCTTTTACAAAATAAAAAATACCGTCAGCAGGATTCTGCCTATGTGTACAAAAAATTCTGGGCTGAAACAGAAAGTGAGCTCAGAAAAAAATTAATGCCTTTTTTATGGAACGTCATTTCCAAACAGGGACAGTTATACGGAAATCGGGACTTAGGAAGCCTGGTGAATGTAAAGAATAAATATTGGTTCTCCTTTCCCGGAAGAAGTGAAACGGTAACCGGCTATTGTGATGATAAAATCAATTCAAATTCTTATCCCAATAATCCAAATGAAAATGTACTGGAGTTTTTAAATAAACAGAAAGGATATGAGGACAAAGTCGCTACAATTGCCAGCTGGGATGCCGTATCAAAAATTGTTAACCGCGATAGGAATCATATGCTGGTCATCAATCCGTTTGAAAAGGCAACGGGTAAAAATCTGACCGAGTCCCAAAAGCTGGCTAATGAAATACAAAACTATATTCCTAATGACTTTGGTCAATCTGCACGCTGGGATGTGGGCACGTACGCTATTGCTAAAACATATATTGCCGCAAATCATCCCAAAGTAACTTATATCGATTTTGCTGACACTGATGATCTCGCTCATGCCGGAAAATACGATAGCTACCTGGATGCTGCCCATTATATGGATTCCATGATTGGAAATCTTTGGACAGCAATGCAGGAAGATCCGTTTTATAAAGACAATACCACTTTTATTATCTGTCCTGACCATGGAAGAGGCTTAGGAAGTCAGTGGACAAGTCATGGAACTTCTGTGGAGCATTCAAGTGAAACATGGTTAGTCGCAATAGGGCCCGACACCCCTCCATCAGGAGAAATGAAAAACACATCACAGATCTATCAGGATCAGATTGCTCAAACCATAGCCACTTTACTAGGGTTTACCTTTAAAGCTAACCACCCTGTTGGAGAACCTGTAAAATCTGTCTTCGGAAAATAA
- a CDS encoding endonuclease/exonuclease/phosphatase family protein, with amino-acid sequence MKTIKILLMYSLLSIVACSQEESGVLNSSKAINKVEGRSVKTLKLFQLNIWQEGTSVGGGYDAIVKEIIRSDADFIFLSEVRNYNNVDFTNKIIQSLQAKGHTYYSFRSDDSGILSRYPIIENASVYPVSSDHGSIYKLVTQINGQRIAAYTGHLDYTNYACYLPRGYSGLNWSKLPNGPETDISKVSQMNLASYRDEAITAFIDDANTEKNKGAIIFLGGDFNEPSMFDWTASTANLYDHNGVIYNWDTTKLLNDAGFKDSYRVMYPSAVTHPGFTFPSDNPAKSPNQLSWTPEADERERIDYIFFTPSPNLTLKSSSIVGYNKSIVKNIRTTENTQDPFIPPVDIWPSDHKGLLSTFEMVSPSHILKQKNKN; translated from the coding sequence ATGAAGACCATAAAAATTTTATTGATGTATTCTTTATTGAGTATAGTCGCCTGCTCACAGGAAGAATCAGGAGTGTTAAACTCAAGTAAAGCTATTAATAAAGTTGAAGGCAGATCAGTAAAAACCCTTAAACTTTTTCAGCTTAATATATGGCAGGAAGGCACTTCTGTAGGAGGTGGCTATGACGCTATCGTTAAGGAAATTATCCGTTCTGATGCTGATTTTATATTCCTAAGTGAAGTCAGAAATTACAATAATGTTGATTTCACAAATAAAATCATTCAATCTCTCCAGGCTAAAGGCCATACCTACTATTCTTTCCGTTCAGATGATTCCGGGATATTATCCAGATACCCGATCATTGAAAATGCATCTGTTTATCCGGTTAGCAGTGATCATGGCTCAATTTATAAGCTCGTTACACAGATTAATGGACAGCGTATTGCGGCATATACAGGACATCTGGATTATACCAATTATGCATGTTATCTGCCCCGTGGCTACAGTGGACTGAATTGGTCAAAACTACCCAATGGCCCTGAAACTGACATTTCGAAGGTCTCTCAAATGAATTTGGCCTCATACAGGGATGAAGCCATAACCGCATTTATTGATGATGCAAATACAGAAAAAAATAAAGGTGCGATCATATTTCTGGGTGGGGATTTTAATGAACCTTCCATGTTCGATTGGACCGCCAGCACTGCCAATCTGTATGATCATAATGGGGTAATATACAACTGGGATACCACAAAACTACTGAATGATGCAGGCTTTAAAGATTCGTACCGGGTGATGTACCCTTCTGCTGTTACCCATCCCGGTTTTACATTTCCATCGGATAATCCTGCCAAATCTCCCAATCAGTTATCGTGGACTCCTGAGGCAGATGAAAGAGAACGGATTGACTACATCTTCTTTACACCGTCTCCAAATCTTACGTTAAAAAGCTCAAGTATTGTTGGTTACAATAAATCCATCGTAAAAAATATCCGAACCACAGAAAATACCCAGGACCCATTTATACCCCCAGTTGATATCTGGCCTTCGGATCATAAAGGATTACTTTCTACCTTTGAAATGGTGAGCCCATCCCATATTTTGAAGCAAAAAAATAAAAACTGA
- a CDS encoding TetR/AcrR family transcriptional regulator, with protein MRLKEGDKKELIKTEAIKMIIKDGLEGFSMNKLAKACKISVATPYLYYKDRDDLILTIAREEGQRMSDNILKDFDPEAGFEEGLRVQWKNRYGYMTTYPDRHFFFEQLRNSSYQEEFLHIFLQRFKEVLGKFWDNAVKRGELDHMPFEVYWSVAFSPMYALARFHNEGKSLGGKAFKMTDEILWKTFDLVVKALKKG; from the coding sequence ATGCGTTTAAAAGAAGGTGACAAAAAAGAACTGATTAAGACCGAAGCGATTAAAATGATCATCAAGGATGGATTGGAGGGATTCAGCATGAATAAATTGGCTAAAGCCTGTAAAATCTCTGTTGCAACTCCTTATCTCTATTATAAAGACAGAGATGATTTAATTTTAACCATTGCCAGAGAAGAGGGGCAAAGGATGTCTGATAATATTCTTAAAGATTTTGATCCTGAAGCTGGTTTTGAAGAAGGGTTGAGGGTTCAGTGGAAAAACCGATATGGCTACATGACGACTTATCCAGACAGGCATTTTTTCTTTGAGCAATTGAGAAATTCGAGTTATCAGGAGGAATTTCTACATATTTTTTTACAACGGTTTAAAGAGGTTTTAGGCAAGTTTTGGGACAATGCAGTTAAAAGAGGTGAATTAGACCACATGCCATTTGAGGTATACTGGTCGGTTGCTTTTTCACCTATGTATGCTTTAGCACGTTTCCATAATGAAGGAAAAAGCCTGGGAGGAAAAGCCTTTAAAATGACGGATGAAATTTTATGGAAGACATTTGATCTCGTCGTGAAAGCATTAAAAAAAGGATAG
- a CDS encoding MFS transporter produces the protein METQQSLPFSGYQKFVIFILAITQFTVILDFMVMSPLGDMLMKSLSLKPSAFGFAVSAYAFSAGISGLLTAGFADRFDRKKLLLFFYIGFIAGTIFCGLAQSYQALVAARIITGLFGGVIGSISMAIITDLFVLQQRGRVMGFIQMGFGGSQVLGVPIGLYLANAWGWEAPFWMVAILSIIIAALIFIKLKPVTEHLSAQRDKSAFQHLWHTISKGNYRVGFTATALLSIGGFMMMPFGSAFAINNLGLTNEELPMLFMVSGVSALVIMPLIGKLSDKIDKFKIFAIASLWMTVMCVLYTNLSVTPLWLVMIFNVLMMIGIMSRMIPSSALTSAIPDLQDRGAFMSINSSLQQIAGGVAAAVAGVIVTQKSKGAPLEHYNIVGYVIVGISFLSIFLMWRVNNLAKKKGSIEKDPIEEPIPLAE, from the coding sequence ATGGAAACACAACAATCTTTGCCCTTTTCGGGCTATCAAAAGTTTGTCATATTTATTTTAGCGATTACCCAGTTTACGGTAATATTGGATTTTATGGTCATGTCTCCTCTTGGCGATATGCTGATGAAATCACTTAGTCTAAAACCTTCGGCCTTTGGCTTTGCCGTTTCGGCTTATGCTTTTAGTGCCGGTATCTCAGGCTTGCTTACTGCCGGTTTTGCGGACCGATTTGACAGGAAGAAACTTTTACTTTTCTTTTACATTGGATTTATTGCAGGAACTATTTTTTGCGGACTTGCACAATCTTATCAGGCATTGGTTGCTGCCAGAATTATTACCGGACTTTTTGGTGGAGTAATCGGTTCTATCTCTATGGCGATCATTACCGACTTATTTGTGCTTCAGCAAAGGGGTAGAGTAATGGGGTTTATTCAGATGGGGTTTGGTGGAAGCCAGGTTTTAGGTGTACCCATCGGACTTTATCTTGCTAATGCATGGGGTTGGGAAGCCCCTTTCTGGATGGTAGCTATTTTAAGTATTATTATTGCTGCTTTAATTTTTATAAAATTAAAACCGGTTACTGAACATCTCTCTGCACAAAGAGATAAATCTGCTTTTCAACATTTATGGCATACAATTTCAAAAGGGAATTATAGGGTAGGTTTTACTGCTACAGCTTTACTTTCTATTGGAGGTTTTATGATGATGCCTTTTGGAAGTGCCTTTGCTATTAATAACCTTGGTCTTACCAATGAAGAGCTTCCCATGTTGTTCATGGTTTCTGGGGTAAGTGCACTGGTGATTATGCCGTTAATCGGGAAATTAAGTGATAAGATCGATAAGTTTAAAATATTTGCGATTGCTTCTTTGTGGATGACAGTGATGTGTGTACTTTATACTAATCTATCGGTAACACCATTATGGTTGGTGATGATATTTAATGTTTTAATGATGATCGGGATTATGAGCAGGATGATTCCTTCCTCTGCTTTAACGAGTGCAATACCTGATTTACAGGATAGGGGAGCTTTTATGAGTATCAACTCTTCATTACAACAGATAGCAGGTGGAGTAGCTGCAGCTGTTGCAGGTGTCATTGTTACCCAAAAAAGTAAAGGAGCTCCTTTGGAACATTATAATATAGTAGGCTATGTTATTGTTGGTATTTCTTTCTTAAGTATATTCTTAATGTGGAGGGTTAACAATCTGGCAAAAAAGAAAGGAAGTATTGAAAAAGATCCTATAGAAGAACCAATTCCTTTGGCAGAATAA